The Candidatus Koribacter versatilis Ellin345 genome has a segment encoding these proteins:
- a CDS encoding CRTAC1 family protein gives MIGSPRRSLNSLPSSRRSFLQSLCRTALVLPFADVLSLAVPLPGQVGKNAGDSLGVEFLDVAQSAGLKAVTIFGGEHKNKYLLETTGCGVAFYDYDNDGWLDIFLVNGTRLEGFPAGQEPVNHLFKNNRDGTFTDVTDKAGLRRSGWGQGCCVGDYDNDGNDDLFVTYYGKNVLYHNNGNGTFADVSEKAGIAGKRTRWGTGCAFVDYDRDGHLDIFVANYLDLDLKTAPVPESGPCLYKGIMVACGPPGMQGDTDILYHNNGDGTFTDVSEAAGITKGVGTYGLGVCVADFDNDGWPDIYVANDSMPSALYQNKHNGKFEDVAVDAGCAFSPDGKPQAGMGVSTADYDLDGNLDIVKTNFAGDTPSLYHGIGKGNFEDNTFIGGLGAHTKFLGWGCGFFDYDNDGWPDILICNGHVYPEVEQLKTEAGYPQQKLLYKNLRNGKFEDVSLKAGTGISAPIAARGAAFGDFDNDGDLDVVVNTVNGPPQLLRCDSKVNNNWIKFKTVGTKSNRSGIGTRIRCTTHPTDEPKPHVQIDEVRSGGGYISQNDLRVHFGIGKATKVDVVELFWPSGQVDTLKDLKPNQVYVVQEGKGVINTIAFSAKK, from the coding sequence ATGATCGGGAGTCCAAGAAGGTCCCTGAACAGCTTGCCATCTTCACGCCGCTCATTTCTTCAGTCGCTGTGTCGGACCGCCCTCGTGCTTCCCTTCGCCGATGTGTTGTCTCTGGCAGTGCCCTTGCCTGGTCAGGTGGGGAAGAACGCAGGCGACTCGCTCGGAGTGGAGTTTCTCGATGTCGCGCAGTCGGCGGGCCTAAAGGCGGTCACGATCTTTGGCGGCGAGCACAAGAACAAATACCTGCTTGAGACCACGGGCTGCGGAGTTGCGTTCTACGACTACGACAATGATGGTTGGCTCGATATTTTCCTGGTGAACGGCACACGACTCGAAGGCTTCCCTGCCGGACAGGAACCGGTCAATCATCTCTTCAAGAACAATAGAGACGGTACGTTTACAGACGTGACCGACAAGGCAGGCCTACGACGATCGGGCTGGGGGCAGGGTTGCTGCGTGGGCGACTACGACAACGACGGCAACGACGACCTTTTCGTCACGTATTACGGGAAGAACGTTCTCTATCACAACAACGGCAATGGAACCTTCGCCGATGTCAGCGAGAAGGCGGGGATCGCGGGTAAGCGCACGCGCTGGGGAACCGGATGCGCGTTTGTGGATTACGACCGTGATGGACATCTGGATATCTTCGTCGCGAACTATCTTGATTTGGATTTGAAAACCGCGCCGGTGCCGGAATCGGGTCCGTGCTTGTACAAGGGCATTATGGTCGCATGCGGCCCCCCGGGGATGCAGGGCGATACGGACATCCTGTACCACAACAACGGCGACGGGACGTTTACCGATGTGAGTGAGGCGGCCGGGATCACGAAGGGTGTCGGGACTTACGGACTCGGAGTGTGCGTGGCGGATTTTGACAACGATGGCTGGCCCGATATCTACGTGGCGAATGACTCGATGCCGAGTGCGCTCTATCAGAACAAGCACAACGGGAAATTCGAGGATGTTGCGGTGGATGCGGGGTGCGCGTTCAGCCCGGACGGCAAACCGCAGGCGGGCATGGGCGTTTCCACGGCGGATTACGATCTGGATGGCAATCTCGACATCGTGAAGACAAACTTCGCTGGAGATACGCCTTCGCTCTACCACGGGATTGGAAAAGGCAATTTTGAAGACAACACCTTCATCGGTGGGCTTGGGGCGCACACGAAATTTCTGGGCTGGGGATGTGGGTTCTTCGACTACGACAACGACGGATGGCCCGACATTTTGATTTGCAACGGGCACGTGTATCCGGAAGTGGAGCAATTGAAGACAGAAGCTGGATATCCGCAGCAGAAATTGCTTTACAAGAACCTGCGCAATGGGAAGTTTGAAGATGTATCGCTGAAGGCGGGTACAGGAATTTCGGCTCCGATCGCGGCGCGTGGTGCGGCGTTTGGAGACTTCGACAACGACGGTGACCTTGATGTGGTTGTGAACACCGTCAATGGTCCGCCACAGTTGCTGCGCTGCGATTCGAAGGTGAATAATAACTGGATCAAGTTCAAGACTGTGGGTACGAAATCGAACCGCAGCGGAATTGGGACAAGGATTCGGTGTACGACGCATCCGACGGACGAACCGAAGCCTCATGTCCAAATTGATGAAGTGAGGAGCGGCGGTGGCTACATCTCGCAGAATGATCTTCGAGTGCACTTCGGAATTGGTAAGGCAACGAAGGTTGATGTGGTCGAGCTGTTCTGGCCGAGCGGGCAGGTGGACACGCTCAAAGACTTGAAGCCCAACCAGGTGTATGTCGTGCAAGAAGGCAAAGGTGTGATCAACACGATTGCCTTCTCGGCAAAGAAATAG
- a CDS encoding glycoside hydrolase family 13 protein, whose protein sequence is MRKLLISSLLAGSLLALPASAQNNASKIDANGHEWWQHAVFYEVYPRSFADSNGDGVGDLNGIASKVPYLQDLGVDAIWLTPCFPSPQVDFGYDVSDYENIDPMYGTLADFDKLQKTASDHNIKIILDLVVNHTSDKHQWFLDSESSKKNPKRDWFIWRDGKGPGKPPNNWTSTFGGSAWKLDPKTNQYYYHYFYAEQPDLNWRNNDVRDAMFDVTRWWYKRGVAGFRLDAVDTLFEDPNLKDNPVLPGKNKFGDPNTDEINNKRFPEVHQALQGLRKVADDYNAVLIGETWTKDINELKAYYGTGARELQMPMDFMFTQVKPLAAAQFRARVAEIDAAGGWPVFVISNHDMVRAATRWGDGKHNAEINKMMAAFYLTLRGTPIMYYGEELGMENTDPTRKEDVKDPIGRTGWPKEKGRDGERTPMQWNSEKNAGFSTSDSTWLPVPPNYKTRNVEAESKDPDSVLSFYKQVLALRHKNQQLLEGSYASVTDDPNVVAYLRPYQDKAVLVVLNMSAIPKKMRLDLTNKGFTATAMTLVTSMKNTPAQVNTKEIALTPYGAYIGEVAKQ, encoded by the coding sequence ATGCGAAAACTCCTGATCTCTTCCCTCCTCGCTGGCTCTCTTCTCGCTCTCCCCGCCTCGGCTCAGAACAACGCATCCAAAATCGACGCCAATGGGCATGAATGGTGGCAGCATGCCGTTTTTTACGAGGTCTATCCGCGCAGCTTTGCTGACAGCAACGGTGACGGCGTTGGCGACCTCAACGGCATCGCCTCGAAGGTCCCATACCTGCAAGATCTCGGCGTGGATGCGATCTGGTTAACTCCATGCTTCCCATCGCCACAAGTCGACTTCGGCTACGACGTGTCGGATTACGAAAACATTGATCCGATGTATGGAACGCTTGCCGACTTTGACAAGCTCCAAAAAACCGCCTCGGATCACAATATCAAGATCATTCTCGACCTCGTAGTGAACCACACCTCTGACAAGCATCAGTGGTTCCTCGACTCGGAATCTTCCAAAAAGAATCCCAAGCGCGATTGGTTCATCTGGCGGGACGGCAAAGGCCCGGGCAAGCCACCCAACAACTGGACATCCACGTTCGGCGGTTCTGCATGGAAACTCGATCCCAAGACTAATCAGTACTATTACCACTACTTCTACGCCGAACAACCCGACCTCAATTGGCGTAACAACGACGTTCGCGACGCCATGTTCGACGTCACCCGCTGGTGGTACAAGCGCGGCGTCGCCGGCTTCCGCCTAGACGCCGTTGATACTCTCTTCGAAGACCCCAACCTCAAAGACAATCCGGTCCTCCCCGGAAAAAACAAATTCGGCGACCCCAATACCGATGAGATCAACAACAAGCGCTTCCCCGAAGTCCACCAGGCGCTGCAAGGCCTTCGCAAAGTCGCCGACGACTACAACGCCGTCCTCATTGGAGAGACCTGGACCAAAGACATCAACGAACTAAAGGCGTACTACGGAACTGGCGCCCGTGAACTCCAAATGCCCATGGACTTCATGTTCACCCAGGTCAAGCCGCTTGCCGCAGCTCAGTTCCGCGCACGAGTGGCAGAAATCGACGCAGCCGGTGGATGGCCTGTCTTCGTCATCAGCAATCACGACATGGTTCGCGCCGCCACTCGCTGGGGCGACGGCAAACATAACGCTGAAATTAACAAGATGATGGCCGCCTTCTATCTCACGCTCCGTGGCACGCCGATCATGTACTACGGGGAGGAACTCGGAATGGAAAACACCGATCCCACTCGCAAAGAAGATGTGAAGGATCCAATCGGACGCACCGGCTGGCCAAAGGAGAAGGGAAGAGACGGCGAGCGCACGCCGATGCAGTGGAACTCGGAAAAGAACGCCGGGTTCTCCACCTCGGATAGCACCTGGTTGCCCGTCCCGCCCAACTACAAAACGCGCAATGTCGAAGCCGAGTCGAAAGACCCAGATTCTGTTCTGTCCTTCTACAAACAGGTTCTCGCGCTGCGTCACAAGAACCAGCAACTCCTCGAAGGCAGCTACGCTTCCGTCACCGACGACCCCAACGTGGTCGCTTACCTTCGTCCCTATCAGGACAAGGCGGTCTTGGTTGTTCTGAACATGTCAGCCATTCCAAAGAAGATGCGATTGGATCTGACGAATAAAGGCTTCACAGCCACCGCCATGACACTCGTAACCTCAATGAAAAACACTCCAGCCCAGGTGAACACAAAGGAAATTGCTCTCACACCGTATGGTGCCTACATCGGCGAAGTCGCCAAGCAGTAA
- a CDS encoding trehalase family glycosidase, with product MPQVLDYIHKGWDVLTRTMNSCETIIDKHAGVHSMLYLPVGYPENEAMKEVTERCKVELAHLPQKVTAIGSLDTSHGFRQGTLYLPNPYVVPGGFLNEQYGWDSYFIIVGLLRDGRYDMAKGMVENFFFEIDNYGDILNANRSYFMTRSQPPFLSSMVLLVYEATPDATAKETWLKKAYPYIERDYNMWTSGDKLAGDTGLSRYFDYGHGPVPEVADGHDPYYRDVFRYIQASNEKDDYLAESGKSAAKLIGPEFTMEVCEKRDGEKPTCGTSSPMQYTADYYKGDRAMRESGFDISFRFGDFSGKTHHFAAVCLNSLLYKAETDMQKVSEILKNGQAQTWAGRAAKRKQLVDKYLWDAQRGRYFDWDFTLGKRSTYDYITTFYPLWVGLASQQQAKQVMSHLDVFERAGGMSMSPYTTGVQWDQPYGWAPTMMIGVGGMRRYGYKNEADRVSAKWVNTIARNFAKDGTIREKYDVVQSSSEFQAKAGYSENVVGFGWTNASALQFAYDLGWVTKAAAN from the coding sequence ATGCCGCAGGTTCTGGACTATATCCATAAGGGATGGGACGTCCTGACACGCACGATGAATTCGTGCGAGACGATCATTGATAAGCACGCGGGTGTGCATTCGATGTTGTATCTGCCGGTCGGGTATCCGGAAAACGAGGCAATGAAGGAAGTGACGGAGCGATGCAAGGTCGAACTCGCGCACCTGCCGCAGAAGGTCACGGCGATTGGAAGCCTCGATACCAGCCATGGCTTTCGACAGGGCACGCTCTATCTGCCGAATCCCTATGTGGTGCCGGGCGGATTCCTGAACGAGCAGTACGGATGGGACAGCTACTTCATCATCGTTGGGCTGCTTCGTGATGGCCGGTACGACATGGCGAAGGGGATGGTGGAGAATTTCTTCTTCGAGATTGATAACTACGGCGACATCCTGAACGCGAATCGCTCTTACTTCATGACGCGATCGCAGCCGCCGTTTCTAAGTTCGATGGTGTTGCTGGTTTACGAGGCGACTCCGGATGCGACGGCCAAAGAGACTTGGTTGAAGAAGGCGTATCCCTACATCGAACGCGATTACAACATGTGGACGAGCGGCGACAAACTCGCTGGCGATACTGGTCTCTCGCGGTATTTCGACTATGGGCACGGGCCTGTACCGGAAGTGGCCGACGGGCATGATCCGTACTACCGGGATGTTTTCCGATACATTCAGGCGTCGAACGAGAAAGACGATTACCTCGCAGAGTCGGGGAAGTCGGCCGCGAAGCTGATTGGGCCTGAGTTCACGATGGAAGTCTGCGAGAAGCGGGACGGGGAAAAGCCGACGTGCGGAACTTCATCGCCGATGCAGTACACCGCCGACTACTACAAGGGCGATCGTGCGATGCGGGAATCTGGGTTTGATATTTCGTTTCGTTTCGGCGACTTCAGCGGGAAAACGCACCACTTTGCTGCGGTGTGCCTGAACAGCCTGCTCTACAAGGCAGAGACCGATATGCAGAAGGTCAGCGAAATCCTTAAGAACGGGCAGGCACAGACTTGGGCGGGGCGGGCGGCGAAGAGGAAGCAGCTCGTGGATAAGTATCTGTGGGACGCACAGCGGGGACGCTATTTCGATTGGGACTTCACGCTGGGCAAGCGCTCGACCTACGACTACATCACGACGTTTTATCCATTGTGGGTTGGGCTGGCGTCGCAGCAGCAGGCGAAGCAAGTGATGTCCCACTTAGATGTGTTCGAGCGGGCGGGCGGAATGTCGATGAGCCCGTACACGACGGGCGTGCAGTGGGACCAGCCGTATGGATGGGCTCCCACGATGATGATTGGCGTCGGAGGCATGAGGCGCTATGGATACAAGAACGAAGCGGATCGCGTGTCGGCAAAGTGGGTGAATACGATTGCGCGGAATTTTGCGAAAGATGGGACAATCCGCGAGAAGTACGATGTCGTGCAGAGTTCGAGCGAATTCCAGGCAAAGGCGGGTTATAGCGAGAACGTCGTAGGATTCGGATGGACGAATGCCTCGGCGCTGCAGTTCGCTTACGATCTGGGATGGGTGACGAAGGCCGCAGCGAACTAG
- a CDS encoding nickel transporter — protein sequence MIGLISIIAIGFFLGMRHATDPDHVIAVTTIVTQQRSAKRAAMIGIFWGVGHTLTIFLVGCAIILFNLVIPARLGLAMEFSVSLMLILLGGWNLASFKQAIPGSAGADREHDHSHDHPHSHETLDKLDRKLGQRSFYQLVRPLMVGIVHGLAGSAAVALLILATIRNANCAIVYLLVFGVGTIAGMMVITMSIASALRFVGDRFQVFGRRLALVSGIISVAFGLVLAYQICVVQGLFGSAPHWTPH from the coding sequence ATGATTGGCCTGATTTCAATTATTGCGATTGGATTTTTTCTGGGGATGCGTCACGCGACCGATCCTGATCACGTGATCGCCGTCACGACGATCGTGACTCAGCAGCGTAGTGCCAAGCGCGCGGCGATGATTGGGATTTTCTGGGGAGTCGGCCATACACTGACCATCTTCCTGGTGGGCTGCGCGATCATCCTCTTTAACCTGGTGATTCCCGCACGACTGGGGCTCGCGATGGAGTTCTCCGTGAGCTTGATGCTGATCCTGCTGGGAGGATGGAATCTTGCGAGCTTCAAGCAGGCAATTCCGGGATCGGCGGGCGCGGATCGCGAACATGATCATTCTCACGATCATCCGCATTCGCACGAGACGTTGGATAAACTCGATCGGAAGCTCGGACAGCGTTCGTTTTACCAGCTTGTAAGGCCGCTAATGGTGGGCATCGTGCATGGCTTGGCAGGATCGGCGGCAGTGGCGCTGCTGATTTTGGCGACGATCCGGAACGCAAATTGTGCGATCGTCTATTTGCTTGTGTTTGGGGTGGGCACCATTGCGGGCATGATGGTGATCACGATGAGCATTGCATCGGCGTTGCGATTCGTGGGCGATCGTTTCCAAGTGTTCGGGCGGCGACTGGCGCTGGTTTCAGGGATTATCAGCGTGGCTTTCGGGCTCGTGCTCGCATATCAGATTTGCGTTGTGCAAGGGCTGTTCGGCAGCGCGCCGCATTGGACGCCGCACTGA
- the hypB gene encoding hydrogenase nickel incorporation protein HypB yields the protein MSGEPRLVEVRKNILKQNDIVASALRERFRESGVFVVSMVSSPGSGKTALLEKTLKLLSKNFRVAALVGDLATENDAHRLARSGAPVKQIVTGTVCHLEAAMVEKALEGWNPDELDFLFVENVGNLVCPSSYDLGENLRLVLSSVTEGEDKPLKYPTIFNSADVAVITKMDLAAAVEFDETTSVQNILAVRPGMEIFKVSAKTGAGMDEFLEFLQARLNETKVAKTI from the coding sequence ATGAGCGGCGAGCCGCGGTTGGTGGAAGTACGGAAGAACATCCTAAAGCAGAACGACATTGTGGCAAGCGCGCTGCGCGAGCGGTTCCGAGAGTCGGGGGTGTTCGTGGTGAGCATGGTTTCGAGCCCGGGATCGGGAAAGACTGCGTTGCTGGAGAAAACGTTGAAGCTCCTCTCGAAGAACTTCCGAGTTGCGGCGCTCGTCGGCGACCTGGCTACCGAGAACGATGCACACCGACTAGCGCGAAGTGGAGCGCCGGTGAAGCAGATCGTGACCGGAACGGTTTGCCATCTTGAAGCGGCGATGGTGGAGAAGGCGCTGGAGGGGTGGAATCCGGATGAGCTGGATTTTCTGTTTGTGGAGAACGTCGGCAATCTTGTGTGTCCGTCTTCCTATGACTTGGGAGAAAACCTGCGTCTGGTGCTCTCGTCGGTGACGGAAGGCGAAGACAAGCCGTTGAAGTATCCGACGATCTTTAACAGCGCAGACGTGGCGGTGATTACGAAGATGGACCTTGCGGCGGCAGTTGAGTTCGATGAGACGACATCTGTGCAGAATATCCTTGCCGTGCGACCGGGGATGGAGATATTCAAGGTGTCGGCGAAAACGGGCGCGGGGATGGATGAGTTCCTGGAATTCCTGCAGGCGCGTTTGAACGAAACGAAGGTAGCGAAGACGATTTGA
- a CDS encoding hydrogenase maturation nickel metallochaperone HypA: MHELSIAMSIIDVAQEEAAQRGVQVTAVHIKVGALSGVVADALRGSFEMACCDTPLAGSKLVIEEVPAMIQCPKCGVPKPVSSIQWFCCAECGSPGHEITQGKELQVTALEVAE; encoded by the coding sequence ATGCACGAATTGTCGATCGCGATGAGCATTATTGATGTCGCTCAGGAAGAAGCGGCGCAGCGGGGAGTGCAAGTAACGGCCGTGCACATCAAAGTCGGTGCGTTGTCGGGTGTGGTTGCGGATGCGTTACGCGGATCCTTTGAGATGGCGTGTTGCGATACACCGTTGGCAGGATCGAAGCTGGTGATTGAGGAAGTGCCCGCAATGATTCAGTGTCCGAAGTGCGGGGTGCCGAAGCCGGTGAGTTCGATTCAATGGTTCTGCTGCGCGGAGTGTGGATCGCCGGGCCATGAGATTACACAGGGGAAAGAACTGCAGGTGACTGCGTTGGAGGTGGCGGAATGA
- the hypF gene encoding carbamoyltransferase HypF, with translation MKAACKIRVRGVVQGVGFRPFVYRLAQTHHLAGWVRNGEQGVEIFLEGAEPSVERFVEELETEAPPAASISQVEVDPAKPEGFLDFAIRESERIDRPTVRVSPDLPVCDECLRELFDPADRRYLYPYINCTNCGPRYTVVLGLPYDRPKTTMKDWPLDAYCRGEYGDPANRRFHAQPVACAECGPTYFLQIGDERIFGAAAIERTAEILRDGKILAVKGLGGYHLACDARNGNAVRALRERKYRKEKPFAVMARDVEIAAQIVELSNETRELLTGIARPIVLARAKQQFPGVAPENHELGVMLPYTPLHHLLFASGAPEVLVMTSANRSSEPIAYEDADAIESLVGIADAFLIGDRPIARRVDDSVARVGAYGPAILRRARGYAPGAVATIPCERPILALGADLKNALTLVVDGQAFVSQHIGDLEHYTAFQAFEETIRDLLAMYEVKMDEVLLVHDAHPQYRTTLHAAQIAAKKKVAVQHHRAHIASVLAERGEWNRCVVGVSFDGTGWGDDGTVWGGEIFAGSVHEGFERVAHLRPAVLPGGDAAAEFPVQAAAGFLAQLGDLPDLCAAPFNFPERFRAARELVTKNVRCFGTTSMGRLFDTAAALIGFTRETTYEGQAAIWVEQLARRTAHRDGFEFPYTDGELDFRPLLTAVIQSRLTGVALETIARRFQVGVAHGISECLRTICKEQGAKTVVLSGGVFQNELLLGDLKPQLDVLGLEVWTNRMVPTNDGGISLGQAAMAAFARTN, from the coding sequence TTGAAAGCGGCCTGCAAAATCCGGGTTCGTGGGGTGGTACAGGGGGTCGGGTTCCGGCCTTTCGTGTATCGGCTCGCGCAGACGCACCACCTCGCCGGATGGGTGCGGAACGGGGAGCAGGGGGTAGAGATCTTCCTGGAAGGGGCTGAGCCATCGGTCGAGCGGTTTGTAGAGGAACTGGAGACCGAGGCGCCGCCGGCAGCGAGTATCTCGCAGGTTGAGGTCGACCCTGCAAAGCCCGAGGGGTTCCTAGACTTCGCAATTCGCGAGAGCGAGCGGATAGACCGGCCGACGGTGCGGGTTTCGCCGGATCTGCCGGTTTGCGATGAGTGTCTGCGAGAGTTATTCGATCCGGCGGATCGCCGGTACCTCTACCCATACATCAATTGCACGAATTGTGGCCCGCGATACACGGTGGTGCTGGGGCTGCCGTATGACCGTCCGAAGACGACTATGAAGGACTGGCCGCTGGACGCGTACTGCCGGGGAGAGTACGGCGATCCAGCGAACCGAAGGTTCCATGCGCAACCGGTGGCATGCGCGGAGTGCGGGCCGACTTATTTCCTACAAATTGGTGACGAAAGGATTTTCGGGGCGGCTGCCATCGAGCGGACGGCGGAGATACTGCGCGACGGGAAGATTTTGGCGGTGAAAGGGCTGGGCGGGTATCACCTTGCTTGCGATGCGCGGAATGGGAATGCGGTGAGAGCGTTGCGCGAGCGAAAGTATCGCAAGGAGAAGCCCTTTGCTGTGATGGCGCGAGACGTGGAGATTGCGGCCCAAATCGTGGAATTGAGCAATGAAACGCGCGAATTGCTTACTGGGATCGCGCGACCGATTGTGCTTGCGCGGGCGAAGCAGCAATTCCCGGGAGTAGCACCGGAGAACCACGAACTTGGCGTGATGCTGCCGTACACGCCCTTGCATCATCTGCTCTTCGCGTCGGGTGCGCCGGAGGTCTTGGTGATGACCAGTGCCAACCGCTCGAGTGAGCCGATCGCATACGAAGACGCCGACGCGATTGAGAGCCTAGTGGGGATTGCAGACGCGTTTTTGATTGGAGATCGGCCGATAGCGCGACGAGTGGATGATTCCGTGGCCCGGGTGGGAGCGTACGGGCCTGCCATACTGCGGCGCGCGCGGGGATATGCCCCCGGGGCAGTGGCAACGATTCCGTGCGAGCGGCCGATTCTGGCGCTAGGCGCGGACTTAAAGAACGCGCTCACGCTGGTGGTGGATGGACAAGCGTTTGTGAGCCAGCATATTGGCGATCTGGAACATTACACAGCGTTTCAGGCATTCGAAGAGACCATCCGCGACCTCCTGGCGATGTACGAAGTGAAGATGGATGAAGTACTGCTGGTGCATGATGCGCATCCGCAATACCGAACCACACTGCATGCAGCGCAGATCGCGGCGAAAAAAAAGGTCGCTGTGCAGCATCATCGGGCGCACATCGCTTCGGTCCTCGCGGAGCGCGGTGAGTGGAACCGGTGCGTAGTTGGCGTGAGCTTCGATGGTACTGGCTGGGGCGACGATGGGACGGTCTGGGGTGGGGAGATCTTCGCCGGATCAGTTCACGAAGGATTCGAGCGGGTGGCTCATTTGCGACCCGCGGTGCTGCCGGGGGGAGATGCAGCGGCGGAGTTCCCAGTGCAGGCGGCAGCGGGATTCTTAGCTCAGTTGGGAGACCTGCCCGATTTGTGCGCTGCACCATTCAACTTTCCGGAGCGATTTCGAGCAGCCCGCGAATTGGTGACGAAGAATGTGCGGTGTTTTGGGACGACGTCGATGGGGAGACTTTTCGATACCGCAGCAGCGTTGATTGGATTCACGCGGGAGACGACATACGAAGGGCAAGCTGCGATATGGGTGGAACAGTTGGCGAGACGAACCGCCCATCGAGACGGATTCGAGTTCCCTTATACCGATGGAGAGTTGGACTTCAGGCCATTGCTGACCGCAGTGATTCAGTCTCGGTTGACGGGTGTCGCTCTCGAGACAATTGCGCGAAGGTTCCAAGTGGGAGTTGCGCACGGAATCTCAGAGTGTTTGAGAACAATTTGTAAAGAACAGGGCGCGAAAACGGTCGTTCTGTCCGGCGGAGTCTTCCAAAACGAATTGTTGCTGGGAGACTTGAAGCCGCAACTCGATGTGCTCGGGCTTGAGGTTTGGACGAACCGCATGGTTCCGACGAACGACGGCGGAATCAGCCTCGGGCAAGCGGCGATGGCAGCATTTGCAAGGACAAACTGA
- a CDS encoding DUF1175 domain-containing protein, translating to MYSFRKVELAAVALVACALAGCRQRPTELQIASPSQPLVADGHSIIRLPILAQGSMDTHRLSIRPLADGYGSASVAPSPLALVYRAGVLPGEVKLTISGENVHPLETELHVAPDYSDRFADGTPDFLRLDSPSDRQSFRRWFTAIAEHQAEVSKLPAEINDCAALLRYSYREALRSHDAAWSKDSGFDQHPAVADIDKYRYPHTPLGPQLFRTSQGRFAAADLQDGTFAEFADAKTLIVNNAHFLSRDVHLAQPGDLIFYRQFEQHSPFHSMIFLGRSGGDAGEWVVYHTGPDGKWPGEIRRVTLVSLLNHPDARWRPVPSNRNFLGVYRWNILREAQ from the coding sequence ATGTACTCCTTCAGAAAGGTCGAACTCGCTGCGGTCGCGCTCGTCGCGTGCGCACTTGCAGGATGTCGGCAGCGTCCCACCGAACTCCAGATCGCCTCACCATCCCAGCCGCTCGTGGCCGATGGTCACTCGATCATTCGCCTCCCGATACTCGCGCAAGGAAGCATGGACACCCATCGCCTGTCGATTCGCCCACTCGCTGACGGCTACGGCTCCGCGTCGGTCGCCCCATCGCCGCTCGCTCTCGTCTATCGAGCCGGGGTCCTCCCCGGTGAAGTTAAACTTACGATCTCGGGCGAGAATGTCCATCCCCTCGAAACCGAACTTCACGTCGCTCCCGACTACAGCGATCGCTTCGCCGACGGCACCCCCGACTTCCTGCGCCTCGATTCGCCCTCCGACCGTCAATCCTTCCGCCGCTGGTTCACCGCGATCGCCGAGCACCAGGCTGAGGTCTCCAAGCTTCCGGCCGAGATCAACGACTGCGCCGCCCTCCTTCGCTACTCCTATCGCGAAGCCCTGCGCTCCCACGATGCCGCCTGGAGCAAAGACTCCGGTTTTGATCAGCATCCCGCAGTTGCAGACATCGACAAGTATCGATACCCTCACACTCCGCTCGGCCCTCAACTCTTCCGTACCTCCCAAGGCCGTTTCGCCGCCGCCGATCTTCAGGACGGCACTTTTGCCGAATTCGCCGACGCCAAAACCCTCATCGTCAACAACGCCCACTTCCTCTCCCGCGACGTCCATCTCGCGCAGCCCGGCGACCTCATCTTCTATCGCCAGTTCGAACAACATTCCCCGTTCCATTCCATGATTTTCCTCGGCCGTAGCGGCGGCGATGCCGGGGAATGGGTCGTCTACCACACCGGTCCCGATGGCAAGTGGCCAGGCGAGATTCGTCGTGTTACGCTGGTTTCACTTCTTAACCACCCCGACGCCCGCTGGCGTCCCGTGCCCTCAAATAGAAATTTCCTGGGTGTCTATCGCTGGAACATATTGCGAGAGGCTCAATAA